One Pararhizobium sp. IMCC3301 DNA segment encodes these proteins:
- a CDS encoding N-6 DNA methylase, with protein MAATSLNHLLSEWKEPGNYMYENAFNQIEKDLRAEEGVANELDYVEQISWVLFLKYLHDLETERRDRAELKGDSYAPIINGVFSWDQWAAPQKDGAFDHNTAHIGDDLVDFVDRELFPYLAAFRQSATGPQTIEYKIGEIFTELRNKFRSGYILRDVLQILDAMSFNTQAQRHELSQLYETRIRRMGNAGRNGGEYYTPRPLIRAMIKVTDPKIGETIYDGAVGSAGFLCEAYNYMRTGNLSASDFETLQTRTFHGQEKKGLAYIIGIMNMVLHGIEAPNLVHANTLNENVMDIQEKDRHDIILANPPFGGGERREVQQNFPIRTGETAYLFLQHFIRKLRAGGRAAIVIKNTFLSNTDNASVALRRELLEAAELHTILDCPQGTFQGAGVKTVVLFFEKGAATRDIWFYQLDPGRSLGKTNPLNDDDLAEFVELQRRRANGPKSWIINRAELDEATCDLSVKNPNAPEVAALRAPEEIIADMLVRDAETAEILKNIRGML; from the coding sequence GTGGCGGCAACATCATTGAACCACTTGCTGTCGGAGTGGAAAGAACCGGGGAATTATATGTACGAAAATGCCTTCAACCAGATCGAGAAAGATCTGCGCGCCGAGGAAGGCGTTGCCAATGAGCTGGACTATGTAGAGCAGATTTCCTGGGTTCTGTTTCTGAAATATCTGCACGATCTGGAAACCGAACGCCGGGATCGCGCGGAACTGAAGGGCGATAGCTACGCCCCGATCATCAATGGAGTTTTCAGCTGGGATCAGTGGGCCGCACCTCAAAAAGACGGCGCATTCGATCACAATACCGCACATATCGGCGATGATCTGGTTGATTTTGTTGACCGGGAGTTGTTTCCCTATCTCGCGGCTTTCCGTCAATCGGCGACGGGGCCTCAGACGATTGAATACAAGATCGGTGAAATCTTTACCGAACTGCGCAACAAGTTCCGGTCCGGCTACATATTACGCGACGTGCTGCAGATCCTTGATGCCATGTCCTTCAACACACAGGCCCAGCGCCACGAATTGTCGCAGCTTTACGAGACCCGCATCCGCCGCATGGGCAACGCGGGGCGTAATGGCGGTGAGTATTACACGCCCCGCCCGCTGATCCGCGCCATGATCAAGGTCACCGATCCGAAGATCGGAGAAACCATCTATGATGGCGCTGTCGGCTCGGCCGGCTTCCTCTGTGAAGCCTATAACTACATGCGCACAGGCAATTTGTCGGCGTCGGATTTTGAGACCCTGCAAACCCGCACCTTCCATGGCCAGGAAAAGAAGGGTCTCGCCTATATTATCGGCATCATGAACATGGTCCTGCACGGCATCGAGGCCCCGAACCTTGTCCACGCCAACACGCTGAATGAAAACGTGATGGATATTCAGGAAAAGGACCGCCACGACATCATTCTTGCCAATCCGCCATTCGGTGGCGGAGAGCGGCGCGAGGTGCAGCAGAATTTCCCGATCCGCACTGGCGAGACCGCCTATCTGTTCCTGCAGCATTTCATCCGCAAGCTGCGCGCCGGGGGCCGGGCCGCAATCGTGATCAAGAACACCTTCCTCAGCAATACCGACAATGCCAGCGTGGCGTTGCGCCGCGAACTGCTGGAGGCGGCAGAACTGCATACCATCCTAGATTGCCCGCAAGGCACGTTTCAGGGCGCGGGCGTCAAGACCGTGGTACTGTTCTTTGAAAAGGGCGCAGCGACACGGGATATCTGGTTTTACCAGCTTGATCCGGGGCGGAGTTTGGGCAAAACCAACCCGCTGAACGATGACGACCTGGCAGAATTCGTTGAACTGCAGCGCCGCCGCGCGAATGGTCCGAAAAGCTGGATCATCAATCGCGCCGAACTGGACGAGGCCACCTGTGACCTTTCGGTGAAAAACCCCAACGCACCCGAAGTAGCGGCGTTGCGCGCTCCCGAAGAGATCATCGCCGACATGCTGGTGCGGGATGCAGAGACGGCGGAGATTCTGAAGAACATCCGGGGGATGCTGTGA
- a CDS encoding disulfide bond formation protein B, with the protein MTMTEITGSDTTAQTRMRLGLLALIVALAAIGGAWAFQLIGGYIPCALCLQQRVPYYAGIPVLLAALLVLRFRPQLNFSRLLFFGFAVIIAYSLYLAVYHAGAEWEFWAGPSDCGGNAMQSDDTSTLLAQLETVRLVSCTEAAGRFLGLSFAGWNAVSTLLLTGLGLLAALLPARAANRSSI; encoded by the coding sequence ATGACAATGACCGAAATAACCGGCTCCGATACAACCGCCCAAACCCGGATGCGCCTTGGCCTGCTGGCGCTGATTGTGGCGCTGGCAGCGATTGGCGGGGCGTGGGCCTTCCAGCTGATCGGCGGCTATATTCCCTGTGCGCTGTGTCTGCAGCAGCGCGTGCCCTATTATGCCGGCATTCCGGTGCTGCTGGCAGCGCTGCTGGTGCTGCGCTTCAGGCCGCAATTGAATTTTTCGCGCCTGCTGTTTTTCGGGTTTGCCGTGATCATCGCCTATAGTCTGTATCTGGCGGTCTATCACGCCGGTGCGGAATGGGAATTCTGGGCGGGCCCATCGGATTGCGGCGGCAATGCCATGCAATCGGACGACACCAGCACGCTTCTGGCACAGCTCGAAACCGTACGGCTTGTCAGTTGCACCGAGGCCGCCGGGCGCTTTCTCGGCCTGTCCTTTGCCGGCTGGAATGCGGTCTCGACCCTGCTGCTGACTGGGCTTGGGCTACTGGCAGCCCTGCTTCCCGCCAGAGCGGCAAACCGGAGCAGCATTTGA
- a CDS encoding YqaA family protein — translation MTDVTPSPLRRLYDWTMALAAQKNAAWALSCVSFIESSVFPIPPDVLLVPMVLADRRKAWWYALLCTIASVLGALLGYAIGALLFEAVAQPILGFYGYADKFDEFALRYNDWGLWVVLIAGLTPFPFKVITIASGATGLALPVFIITSIVARGIRFFAVAGLIYVFGPPVRAFVEKRLGLVFTASLAILIGGFVLARYVI, via the coding sequence ATGACAGATGTTACACCCTCTCCCCTGCGCCGGCTCTATGACTGGACCATGGCCCTTGCTGCACAGAAAAATGCGGCCTGGGCGCTGTCCTGCGTCTCGTTCATTGAAAGCTCGGTGTTTCCGATTCCGCCGGATGTGCTGCTGGTGCCAATGGTGCTGGCCGATCGGCGCAAAGCCTGGTGGTATGCGTTGTTATGCACCATTGCCTCGGTGCTGGGCGCGCTGCTGGGCTATGCCATCGGCGCACTGCTGTTTGAGGCGGTGGCACAGCCGATCCTGGGATTTTACGGCTATGCCGACAAGTTCGACGAATTTGCCCTGCGCTATAATGACTGGGGCCTGTGGGTGGTGCTGATTGCCGGGCTGACACCGTTTCCCTTCAAGGTCATCACCATTGCCTCAGGAGCAACCGGGCTGGCGCTGCCGGTGTTTATCATCACCAGTATTGTCGCCCGCGGCATCCGGTTTTTTGCCGTGGCCGGACTGATTTACGTGTTCGGCCCGCCGGTGCGGGCCTTTGTGGAAAAGCGCCTCGGCCTGGTTTTCACCGCCTCGCTGGCAATATTGATCGGCGGCTTCGTGCTGGCCCGCTATGTGATCTGA
- a CDS encoding mandelate racemase, with amino-acid sequence MSQNSPAVEVREVELFERPVTLRLPFKFGAVTLRETPQLFVRARIACGTGEEIGVSAELLAPKWFDKNPDLSNEDNFEQLRTSMRIAADLYQEAGRFSSAFALHAGLQAAHYAACTRNNLNGLIASYGTALMDRAVLDALCRSQGQSIFQAVQSNLPGIDAATTPDLYGTDIAAHLRALPAPERIDVRHTVGMADAITEAELTSRVDDGLPESLEAVIARYGHRYFKLKVGGDTSADIERLGQIAELLDRSTADYRVSLDGNEQFADAAAVVDWIDAVESVPALARLWASTLYLEQPIARAQALEQPVHAIAARKAVAIDESESHVGVFPVARAFGYRGISSKSCKGFYRAILNAVRARQWNAAGSGGDYFIIAEDLTTQPGISVQQDFALAALTGATHVERNGHHYVHGFGDAPLAEQQRFAKAHGDLYATGADGRVRLKIENGSVSLKSLHGPGLAVAAYPDWDELSAVSQPI; translated from the coding sequence ATGAGCCAGAATAGTCCTGCCGTCGAAGTGCGCGAAGTTGAACTGTTTGAACGGCCCGTCACCCTGCGGCTGCCATTCAAGTTCGGCGCAGTGACGCTGCGGGAGACGCCGCAACTTTTCGTGCGCGCTCGTATTGCCTGCGGAACCGGCGAGGAAATCGGAGTTTCGGCCGAATTGCTGGCACCGAAATGGTTCGACAAGAACCCGGATCTGTCCAATGAGGACAATTTCGAGCAGTTGCGCACCTCGATGCGAATTGCTGCAGACCTCTACCAAGAGGCAGGGCGTTTCTCCTCCGCCTTTGCCTTGCACGCGGGCCTGCAGGCGGCTCATTATGCCGCCTGCACCCGCAACAATCTTAACGGGCTGATTGCTTCATATGGCACGGCTTTGATGGACCGCGCAGTGCTCGACGCGCTTTGCCGGTCGCAGGGCCAGTCGATTTTTCAGGCGGTTCAGAGCAATCTGCCGGGCATTGATGCTGCCACCACGCCGGATTTGTACGGAACCGACATCGCAGCGCATTTGCGTGCGCTGCCCGCGCCCGAACGGATTGATGTGCGCCATACGGTCGGCATGGCAGATGCGATTACCGAGGCTGAGCTGACCAGCCGGGTTGATGATGGATTGCCGGAAAGCCTGGAAGCCGTCATTGCCCGCTACGGCCATCGCTATTTCAAACTGAAGGTCGGCGGCGATACCAGCGCCGACATTGAGCGCCTTGGCCAAATTGCCGAATTGCTCGACCGCAGCACAGCAGATTACCGCGTCAGCCTCGATGGAAACGAGCAGTTTGCCGATGCAGCAGCCGTGGTTGACTGGATTGATGCGGTCGAAAGCGTGCCTGCGCTGGCCCGGTTATGGGCCTCAACGCTCTATCTGGAGCAACCCATTGCACGGGCACAGGCGTTGGAGCAGCCGGTCCACGCCATCGCCGCCCGCAAAGCTGTCGCGATTGATGAATCCGAAAGCCATGTCGGCGTCTTCCCAGTGGCCCGCGCCTTTGGCTATCGCGGCATCTCGTCGAAATCCTGCAAGGGCTTTTACCGTGCCATTCTCAATGCGGTGCGCGCACGCCAGTGGAATGCGGCCGGCAGCGGCGGCGATTACTTCATCATCGCCGAGGATCTGACCACCCAGCCCGGCATTTCCGTGCAACAGGATTTTGCCCTGGCAGCGCTGACCGGTGCCACTCATGTGGAGCGCAACGGCCACCATTATGTCCACGGTTTCGGCGACGCGCCGCTGGCAGAGCAACAGCGATTTGCCAAGGCCCATGGCGATCTTTACGCCACCGGTGCGGACGGACGGGTACGGCTGAAGATCGAGAATGGCTCCGTATCGCTGAAATCACTGCACGGGCCCGGTCTGGCAGTTGCGGCGTATCCGGATTGGGATGAATTGAGCGCGGTCAGTCAGCCAATCTGA
- a CDS encoding LysR family transcriptional regulator: protein MTNPVSLMRFLEIAQKGSMRKAAEFLNISQPALSQSLRELELEIGFQLFERTPRGLSITPEGRQLAVYAKVLSNDMALLKDAVIAIRERRDVALRIGASASVTTRPH from the coding sequence ATGACGAACCCGGTTTCTCTGATGCGCTTTCTGGAAATCGCGCAAAAGGGGTCAATGCGCAAGGCGGCGGAGTTTCTCAACATCAGTCAACCGGCTTTAAGCCAGAGCCTGCGCGAACTGGAGCTGGAAATCGGGTTTCAGCTTTTCGAGCGCACACCGCGCGGATTAAGCATTACCCCGGAGGGCCGGCAGCTCGCGGTCTATGCAAAAGTTCTGTCCAATGACATGGCCCTGCTGAAGGATGCCGTGATCGCGATTCGCGAACGCCGCGATGTCGCCCTGAGAATTGGCGCATCTGCCAGCGTCACCACCAGGCCGCATTGA
- a CDS encoding lactonase family protein, which translates to MSQHYAFVGCYSGFAPGQLGWVGSNNPGEGILCFSFNSADGSLSPTGKVTKQDSPTWLEVHPNQRFLVATHELSHHTGTPSGVGFVTSYRILPDGSLEKICTQSTGGRGNTCAAFDRTGRFLLVTRYWEGGISVLPFDPDTGMIGKVTARPDHEGAGPHPLRQSTPHPHGIHGDPQTNRVYAMDLGTDKVHQYMLDPASGDLTPQGDVALAAGCGPRGINFHRSLRVAYVNCELDGTVVVCAVDDEKGLVPIQSTDCYPDSFEGRDHPENFGMADFWGAEGCLSASGSHYYYICRVDQSIAVFTVDPANGMLTFSSRHALTAHSNARNLTLDPSGGFLLVASQDADCVECFRIDSSTGALELAHTQYAPCAADVAVI; encoded by the coding sequence ATGTCGCAGCACTACGCTTTCGTTGGATGCTATTCAGGGTTTGCGCCCGGGCAGCTTGGATGGGTCGGTTCAAACAATCCCGGCGAAGGCATTCTCTGCTTTTCATTCAACAGTGCCGATGGCTCACTGTCCCCAACCGGCAAAGTTACGAAGCAGGATTCACCGACATGGCTGGAGGTTCACCCAAACCAGCGCTTTCTGGTTGCCACACATGAGCTTTCCCACCACACGGGCACGCCAAGCGGTGTCGGATTTGTGACATCGTATCGGATACTGCCTGATGGTTCGCTTGAAAAGATATGCACCCAGTCAACCGGTGGTCGGGGAAACACGTGTGCAGCCTTTGACCGTACCGGGCGGTTTCTGCTGGTGACCAGATATTGGGAGGGTGGCATCTCGGTGCTGCCTTTCGACCCCGATACTGGAATGATCGGCAAGGTAACAGCGCGGCCAGACCATGAAGGCGCGGGGCCGCATCCCCTGCGTCAGTCGACGCCTCACCCACACGGCATCCACGGCGATCCCCAAACGAACCGGGTGTACGCAATGGATCTGGGTACGGATAAGGTCCACCAGTACATGCTTGACCCGGCGAGCGGAGATCTGACGCCGCAGGGTGACGTGGCGCTGGCTGCGGGGTGCGGTCCGCGCGGCATCAACTTCCACCGCTCACTGCGGGTGGCCTATGTAAATTGCGAGCTTGATGGCACCGTCGTCGTATGCGCTGTTGACGATGAGAAGGGACTGGTTCCCATACAGTCCACAGACTGCTATCCGGACAGCTTCGAGGGCCGCGACCATCCGGAGAATTTCGGCATGGCAGATTTCTGGGGTGCCGAAGGCTGTTTGTCGGCCAGTGGATCACATTATTACTATATCTGCCGGGTCGACCAGAGCATCGCTGTGTTCACCGTGGACCCTGCCAATGGTATGCTGACCTTTTCCAGCCGACACGCGCTTACGGCACACTCAAATGCCCGAAATCTCACGCTGGACCCAAGTGGCGGGTTTCTGCTTGTGGCGAGCCAGGACGCTGACTGCGTTGAGTGCTTCCGAATTGATTCAAGCACTGGCGCGCTCGAGCTGGCGCACACGCAGTATGCGCCATGTGCCGCCGACGTGGCAGTCATTTGA
- a CDS encoding sulfatase, translating into MATKEKPNILWFCTDQQRFDTIAALGNEHISTPNLDRLCASGTAFTRAYCQAPICTPSRSSFLTGMYPSTIGASRNGNAYFADRFPLLPKILADAGYRCGNVGKLHLASAFKGVEPRVEDGYSEFYYSHAPRDAWKEGHDYADWVKQKGGNLAELSMDIDGVPAEFHQSTWAAERSIEFAARKDPRPWFLSVNVYDPHPPFNPPKQYREMFPPQSLPGPHYIPEDLEQQKYLETIDFQSHAQHPDALDIPNPVLPVDPAPDPDNPGAETAGERDAQTLISAYYAMIRLIDDQLGRILDALEDSGQAENTIVVFTSDHGETLGDHGLILKGCRFYEGLVRVPMIWSWPGHIEANVVRDDLVELTDIAPTLLDLAGLEPMERMQGLSLRSTLANGATVERSGVRCEFYDALDLPHHSRATMWRTERYKLVVYHGTGKGELFDLDADPWEHDNLWLDPDHAEIRQALLAESFDHTVAAIDPGPPRTGSF; encoded by the coding sequence ATGGCAACAAAAGAGAAACCGAATATTCTGTGGTTCTGCACCGATCAACAGAGATTCGATACAATTGCCGCTCTTGGTAACGAGCATATTTCCACGCCGAACCTTGACCGGCTTTGCGCCTCCGGGACCGCGTTTACAAGGGCCTATTGCCAGGCGCCGATCTGCACACCCAGCCGGTCGAGTTTTCTGACCGGCATGTATCCCTCGACGATTGGTGCCAGCCGCAACGGAAACGCCTATTTTGCTGACCGGTTTCCGCTGTTGCCAAAAATTCTGGCCGATGCAGGATATCGCTGCGGCAATGTCGGCAAGCTGCATCTGGCGTCGGCCTTCAAAGGCGTTGAACCGCGTGTCGAAGATGGTTACAGCGAGTTTTACTACAGCCATGCGCCGCGCGATGCATGGAAAGAAGGTCATGATTATGCTGACTGGGTGAAACAGAAGGGCGGCAATCTGGCCGAACTCAGCATGGATATTGACGGGGTGCCGGCCGAGTTTCACCAGTCGACCTGGGCGGCAGAGCGCAGCATAGAATTTGCCGCGCGCAAAGATCCGCGCCCCTGGTTCTTAAGCGTCAATGTCTATGATCCGCATCCGCCGTTCAATCCTCCCAAACAGTATCGCGAGATGTTCCCGCCGCAATCGCTACCCGGTCCACACTATATTCCTGAAGATCTGGAACAGCAGAAATATCTCGAAACTATCGATTTTCAGTCACATGCGCAGCACCCGGATGCGCTGGATATTCCCAACCCGGTCCTGCCGGTCGATCCTGCGCCGGACCCGGATAATCCGGGGGCCGAAACTGCGGGCGAGCGCGACGCGCAAACCCTGATCAGCGCCTATTATGCGATGATCCGGTTGATTGATGATCAGTTGGGCCGCATACTGGATGCGCTGGAAGACAGCGGCCAGGCGGAAAACACGATCGTGGTATTCACCTCCGATCATGGCGAAACGCTGGGCGATCACGGCCTCATTCTCAAAGGCTGCCGCTTCTATGAGGGGCTGGTGCGGGTGCCGATGATCTGGAGCTGGCCCGGCCATATCGAGGCCAATGTGGTGCGCGATGATCTGGTTGAACTGACCGATATTGCGCCCACCCTGCTGGACCTTGCCGGACTGGAACCGATGGAGCGCATGCAGGGCCTGTCGCTGCGCTCAACCCTTGCCAATGGCGCAACCGTTGAGCGCAGCGGTGTTCGCTGCGAATTCTACGACGCGCTCGATCTGCCGCATCACAGCCGGGCCACCATGTGGCGCACCGAGCGCTACAAGCTTGTGGTCTATCACGGCACCGGCAAGGGCGAGCTGTTTGATCTGGATGCCGATCCGTGGGAGCATGACAATCTCTGGCTCGATCCGGATCACGCGGAAATCCGCCAGGCACTGCTCGCCGAAAGCTTCGACCACACCGTTGCCGCTATCGATCCCGGCCCGCCACGCACCGGGTCTTTTTAA